The segment ATCAGTATTGTGTGCTTTGCATGCCCCCTTCTCCCCTGCATAAGATTCTAAAGGAATGCTCATCATTCTTCTTCTGCTCATTGTGATGAACATCTTCATTACTGAAAATGATGTAAAGGAGACCCACCCCTTTTGGAAAGCTCTTGTGGGCACGTAATCAGTAAGTCTGGGGTCTTTCAACTCAAATTCAAGAGGTACATATATTTGGAGGCACTTATGTTTTACTGACAGTGGTGTTCCACAAGAGCATAGAATTTGCCTTTAGTCAGGCAGTTAATGTTGAGACTGTTTTGCATTTAGCAGCATCTATatgtgcatttttttatttccttcttttcaagATGTTCTGCCAGAAAAAGCAAGTACAGAAGAAAATACGTTTGAGATTAACACAAACCAAAATGTGAGACATATTAGATACCTTCATGACCAGTGTGACAGATTTAATAGAAATTTTCACCTATATTCCTACCTTCCCAAGTACCTGTAATTTCTATAGGAATAGCACCTACAGACCTATGATACCAAATATCTTTCATTTGCAGAGGTGTATTGTTAGAGTTCTGTGGTAGCTCTGCTATAGACaacaattttttgtttgttttgagaagTATAGGGTTGTTAGGCACAAAGGGATGCTACTTGAGCAGGATTTTTGAGGCAATAGAACTCATGAATAAATATTTGCTATGATAAGTCACAGACAGATGAGTTGAAATAGAGAGGATGATAAGTCACAGACAGATGAGTTGAAATAGAGAGGatgaagccttttttttttccaagagttATGTGACAGTGAGTGCTTTTTCAAGTTagtctgcaaaatgaaaaattagtttCATTCTTGATAGAACTCCCCTGACAGGAAATGAATTTCATTTGCAACGGATTTGGCTCAAAGGGCTTTCTGCAATTGTGCCCATCTGATGATCACTTCACTACTTGAAACATGCTTGCTCTGTGTCATGTGCATGATATATGTACGTCTGACTTTTTTGCAGTTCCTATTTTCTTGTTCCTTTATCTAGGATTCCAACAGCTCAGCTGGAAGCAACATTAATCATTATAACTTTCTTGATACTTACTCTCACcacttctgaatatttttagcTGACATTTGAAGCATTATGTCAAATAGATCAGATCaagaaaaaaccacaataaGCCCCCTCTGAGGTGCTTGCTGCTGTAACTGTACCTTTTTCTGGATCTGCactctggtttttctgagttgaTTATCTCTTTACTGCACTGGAGCCTCCAGTAGAGACTTCACATTTGCCAGGTCCCAGGAATCATCTATGGTTCAGAAAgcatatttttcagtaaaagcCTCTCTCAGAAAGCACAGTTTTTGCCAGAATGGTTATTTGCAACAATAGAGTTTCCCAGCACCACAGACTGGGCTCTTTGAGGGACTGACCGGTTACACTGCTCATGACCTATGACCACACAAATTAAAGCTCTTTTTTAACAAGATATGAGGTTAAGTGACACCAAATAGCACCCATGTTTTTTAATCTaacctcctgcagcagagctccgTTCAACAAGATGCTTGGAATAAAACATGCAGGTTATGAGAGTCCACAAGCAGGTGGTGCCTGAACCCACTCTCTGCCTGTTATTAAGGAGAGAGATGCCCACAGTTATCGCCTGGCACCTCTTCACAGAATTTACTGTAGATGTATCCTCTGCCTTTCTGGGTATTTGTTGCCATTTCTTCACTTTTTCGATGCTGTACTTTTGTGAAATTGCCACCCTGTACTTGCAGCTTAACAAAAGCAAGCACACACATTGAGGTGTGGGttctttcctgcagctgctgaatgCTACTACGGTGCTTAAAATAAATAGCCTAAACCATGAGCTATTGCATCTGCCAAGAAAGATTTGTGTAAACCAGTGAAAGCATGGGCTGCTTTGCAGACTGCAAAACTGAAACTAATTTTGCAGAATTACAGATGATACAAATAGTACAGCTGcaaacagaacatttttaaataacttaCATTTTGCAGAAACTGAGGCTCAATAGTCTTGTTCTTGGTAGAAGAGGGCTTCTCCAGTCTGTAAACCAGTCCAAACAATTGCAATCTGTCCCcggttttcatgtttttttccttatattctGTTTATATTCAGATATAGCAAGAGTCATTGAATGCATGTCCTCCTTTCactaatttgaaaaaaaataaaaaaaatttaaaaatccagccCTTACTTGAAATGGATCACAGTTTAGTTGGAGGGAAAAAGGTCAGAAGATGTGCACTAAAGAAATCAAGGTCTAGATTAGATCTTGATTGACATCTAGAATAGATACAATGGATTTAGCAAAGCGGCTGGGAAGCTgcccagtggaaaagaaaacagggatGCTGGTTAACAACAAGCAGTGCGATGATTTAAttgacatggtggtgtttgCTCAAAGGTTCCATGatcttggaagtcttttccaagCGTAATGATTCTAAGATTCTAAGTATCAGAAAACCATTCAGCAGGGAAAAGTAGCTGTTCCAACACAGGAAGAAGTCAGACTGGTAAAAACATTATGGTGATTTGGAGGGAGGCAAGACTTTTCAGAAAGTAACTTTAATGGATTTAGTGCATTCCAGGAAAATCTGTCAaactaaagattttttttagttgATTAATATATGATTTATGTCCTTAATTTCTGTcttgatatatatttttttaattgacattTCTCCTCTAGGTTTTCAAGCCAAGTGTTCATGATATGATCCAGCTGGCTTCCAGGGATCAACAACCCACTTGTGAATAATGGGTAAAAACGTATCCCACCTGGATGCTTTGACGCTGGCAATGCTCCAGAATAAAACAGTCTCCATCACCCTCCCAGTTGTGTACACAGTGGTGGCTCTGGTCAGCATCCCTGGCAACTTGTTCTCCCTTTGGGTGCTCTGTTGGCACATCAAACCCAAAACACCTTCTGTTATCTTCATGATCAACTTAAGCATCACGGACCTTATGCTGGCCAGCTGTTTCCCCTTCCAGATTTCTTATCACCTCCAAAGCAACCACTGGAGATTTGGCAAGACTCTTTGCAGCCTTGTGACAGTGATGTTCTACTCCAACATGTATTCTTCCATACTGACCATGACCCTTATCAGCGTGGAGCGGTATGTGGGTGTGGTACACCCCTTGAAGTTGATCaagtggagaagaaaaagatatGCCTTTGCTGCCTGCCTAGCTATGTGGATTTTCTTGCTACTAGCCTTCTACCCACTAGAAACTGCAGACCTGACCTATGAAGTGAAAGAACTAGGGATTATAACCTGTTTTGATGTCCTAAAATGGGATATGCTGCCCACCTTTGCAGCTTGGGTAGCCTTTCTCCTCACTTTATTTGTTGTCCTGTTCCTGATCCCTTTTGTTGTAACAGTTGGATGCTACATTGGTATCATTAGGAAGCTAATTCAGACATCAAGCAAATATGGTAGTAGGCAAAAGACTAGATCCATATACCTGGCGACAATTGTCCTTCTGTCCTTCGTCACTTGCTTCGCACCCAATAACTTCATCCTACTCGCGCATATGATCAGCCGCCTATTCTACAGCAGCAGTTTGTACCCTGCCTACAAGCTCACCTTGTGCCTCAGTTGCTTCAACAACTGCATAGATCccttcatttattattttgcatCGAAAGAATTTTACCAGAAATTCATGCAAGTGTTTCGCCCTAAGGTACTACTCAGTGACAGCTtggaaaacagaagggaaagtTTATTCTCTGGCAGGACCATGTCAGCCAGATCGATGTCAAGTGGACCTATGGATGGGTTAGAGGGAGTAAAAGTCAATTtgcaaaggcaggaaagtgttttTTAGCTTTAGATATTCCCAGAAGAAAGACACCTGTGATACCCATGAGTAGACACAAACATTTCCATTTGAATGGCCATACTGAAAATAccttgctccagcagcagaactcAAGCTGTAattgaatttaatttcagtattttctggtCAGAAATGGAAGTGCTAAAGGAACTGAGTTTATTCAAGAAGGCAAAGAAGCAAATCAAACAGTGTTAGCCTGGAAATAGCCTTGCTGCATAAGACCAAGAGATAGGTCTAGAACAGTTACTCTCAGGTTGTATGATAGTCAACCAAAGACTTGTGACTCTTAGTGAATGTGAAATATTACTGTATGTACATCAAATAGAGCATACACCAAAGCTGGCTTGGGAGTAAGAGGGTTGTTTTTCTAAGCTATGTGCtaagctttgtttttgtttatttttttaattatatattttttctcttgtatttttataaaagaaataataaaagtagCATGGAATTTTACTATTAATGCATAACGCACAGGCACTGTGAACTCACCACAACATTTACCCAACTGCCTATCATAGTCAAACCACACTGACACTTGAAAAGCTTAGGTTGACtcatattatttatttcaatCTTATACAGCAAAACATCTCCTGCAATGAATGCAAAGCTATCAACGTTTGCAAATACTTCTGCATTTcttgaaattattaatttctcaGGACTGTGGGGAGCAGTTTATTTAAGGAAACAGACTTTCCCACATTAACCTATTACAGTACCAATGCTGCTTCTATGTGGTAAGTATCAAATGGTCATTTTCACCAATTCACTGTAGGCTACACACAGAAGAACTATCCCTCTCAGGAGAATTTAGCTTTACATAGAGCCTGGGGTGtgagtttttcttccttacAGAGATGGTGTAGATTATAAACCAGATTTTCAGCTGGATAAATGAAAATTCAACCACAGATTAGAGAGTCATTCTGTGCCAGCAAAAACCAGctgaaaccttttcctgatgGCTAGATGTCAGAAATGGATCTTTCAGGCacacaagaagaaagaagaaaagaaagaggaaaataggACTTGAGAAAGGGAGCTGTCCCAAACATCCTGAAAATAAGTTATGGCAGGTGGGTTGAGCAGTCCAGTGCTCAGAGCCCTCCTCTGAAATGTCTTTCTACAGCTTCTTTACAAATTCTGTGTCATGTTTAATTCTTCTCACTTATCAACAACTGCCTGTGTGCTTGGAAAGACAACTGCTACAGAACATTCACTGGGGACAGAAGAAAGATAAGTTTTTCCTGTAGTTGTTACAGCTTTTAACCTACATTTGACCCTCATTGACAGAGGACAGACAGAAACCACCTGAAAAGACCAGACAAGTCCCCCACATAAGCAAGACAAAGCTACTCCATATCCTTTTGCTGCACTGCAACTCTATGCAACACTGAGGAGGAAGCTGTCTGCAGCATTGTGGATAGTTGGTTCAGACGTACTGCATTGATTCCTGAGCTCCTGTACCTCAGTAATAGGCAACACCCAAGGCcttaaaattttctatttttatttggatATCTCATGACTAAAAAACAATTTTccaccactaatcaccactaatcataaatttcttcacagtggAGGGTGGAAAACCACAACATGGACAGTGAGATATCTGAATGTCCTATCTTCTGCAAAAGTATTGTCAGTTTTTAGAGCAGAATAAATGTGAGTAGACCTAGCATTACTGTTAACAAGCTAATGTAAATATTCAATGTTTTGTGGCATTTAACAGTCTTAGTTTTAATTGATCTGCACATTTTCTGTGTACAAGGCCAACCTTAGTGATACGTAACACCTAAACCCTCCCATCCATTTGCCTGGAAGCTACTCTTTCACTTTCACATGGTTCCAGCTTTCTCACTATCAGAATGTTTCATTGTTTTCCACATTTTGTTGTGGCAGAAAATTTTTTGAAGTTTATACTGaaatctctctcctttttctttgtaacATGGAAATATCATTGCATTGAAAGCCTTTACCTCTGTGACATCTAATGCAGACTTTGATTCTGTTTTATCTTGAACATGGTCCTCACATGCATAATCCCTCCTAAAATATGCTGCAAAGTGCCTGAACTATAACTGACACAAAATAGAGACAAAAGTGCAGAAACCTTGCACTTTGGACACCAACTGTATTtcaaaaaatagtaaattgCTCCTTTTTCAAGTGAGAAAAGATATTCACAACTGACTGAAAATGTTCTCTCCAGCCTCGTGCAGCTCTTCATAATTCTTCAtctcttttctgaaaatgtttaaaaaggaaCAGGAAGGATGCATCATTTGAGTACACTGCCATTTAATTAACTAGCCTACAGTTAGCTCAGATTTCTCAATGGGATTGTTCCTTGAGAAAGGAATGTAAAAATGAACCTATCAACAGCAATCCTTCAAGTTCTATGGCATATACTGTGAAGTCTTGGAGAGTTTTTATTAGAGATGAAgagaataaattattattaaaagaGGCCCATCATGCTGTTCTTTGATCCTAGAAATATATATTCTTCTGGAGCATCATAAGAATAATGGTTTCTACCCTCCTTGATCAGTGAGTTTAAGCTGACAtccatatacatatatacatataaatatatacatataaatatatacatatcaATGCAATTGCAATTTGTGAGGTTATTGAGAAGTTCATGTCTATATTACGTTCAGTTTC is part of the Prinia subflava isolate CZ2003 ecotype Zambia chromosome 3, Cam_Psub_1.2, whole genome shotgun sequence genome and harbors:
- the P2RY8 gene encoding P2Y purinoceptor 8 codes for the protein MGKNVSHLDALTLAMLQNKTVSITLPVVYTVVALVSIPGNLFSLWVLCWHIKPKTPSVIFMINLSITDLMLASCFPFQISYHLQSNHWRFGKTLCSLVTVMFYSNMYSSILTMTLISVERYVGVVHPLKLIKWRRKRYAFAACLAMWIFLLLAFYPLETADLTYEVKELGIITCFDVLKWDMLPTFAAWVAFLLTLFVVLFLIPFVVTVGCYIGIIRKLIQTSSKYGSRQKTRSIYLATIVLLSFVTCFAPNNFILLAHMISRLFYSSSLYPAYKLTLCLSCFNNCIDPFIYYFASKEFYQKFMQVFRPKVLLSDSLENRRESLFSGRTMSARSMSSGPMDGLEGVKVNLQRQESVF